The following are from one region of the Bradyrhizobium septentrionale genome:
- a CDS encoding IS1182 family transposase yields the protein MSKYFRPWNIDQTLLLPPNVQDFVPKGHVSRFMVDLVRESLDLREIMGSYVSGLGQPPFDPRMMVALLLHSYASGLYSSRRIAKACRERNDFVMIVALDAPDFRTISDFRKRHLKALGALFVQVLKLCETAGLVKLGHVALDGTKIKANASKHKAMSYERMKKREAELKAEVARMLAAAEAADASEDETFGNSDELPDWTVDKQKRLAKIQQAMAALEADAKLAAEEERRIEAEKEQQRQAEGRKKPGKPAALPSEEPNPKAQRNFTDPESRIMKSKDGFVQAYNAQAAVDAHAQIIVAQELTQHGSDQGQLVPLIEAIESNLGRKPRQASADSGYCSEANLEALDTRSIDGYVAPGRAKHPTVANGKVGGPLTQAMRKKIDDGGFETPYRLRKQVVEPVFGQIKQARGFRQFLLRGIEKVRAEWTMICTVHNLLKLFNLANAA from the coding sequence ATGAGCAAGTATTTTCGGCCTTGGAACATCGATCAGACGCTGCTTCTGCCGCCGAATGTGCAGGACTTCGTGCCGAAAGGCCATGTCTCGCGGTTTATGGTTGATCTGGTGCGGGAGAGCCTCGATCTCAGGGAGATCATGGGCAGCTATGTGAGCGGGCTTGGGCAGCCGCCGTTTGATCCGCGGATGATGGTGGCGCTGCTGCTGCATAGCTATGCGAGTGGGCTGTATTCGTCGCGTCGGATTGCCAAGGCCTGCCGGGAGCGGAACGATTTTGTGATGATCGTGGCGCTGGATGCGCCGGATTTTCGGACGATCAGCGACTTTCGCAAGCGACATTTGAAGGCGCTCGGCGCGCTATTCGTGCAGGTTCTGAAGTTGTGCGAGACGGCCGGGCTGGTCAAGCTCGGTCATGTCGCGCTGGATGGTACGAAGATCAAGGCGAACGCGTCGAAACACAAGGCGATGAGTTATGAGCGCATGAAGAAGCGCGAGGCGGAATTGAAGGCCGAGGTCGCTCGCATGCTGGCGGCCGCCGAGGCGGCGGATGCCTCGGAGGATGAGACTTTCGGCAACAGCGACGAACTGCCGGACTGGACCGTCGACAAGCAGAAACGGCTGGCGAAGATCCAGCAAGCGATGGCGGCGCTGGAAGCGGACGCCAAACTGGCGGCGGAGGAAGAGCGCCGCATCGAGGCCGAAAAGGAACAGCAGCGCCAGGCCGAAGGCCGCAAGAAGCCGGGCAAACCGGCGGCGCTGCCATCGGAGGAACCCAATCCCAAGGCGCAACGCAACTTCACCGATCCGGAAAGCCGCATCATGAAGTCGAAGGATGGCTTCGTTCAGGCCTATAATGCCCAGGCGGCCGTCGATGCACATGCCCAGATCATTGTCGCGCAAGAACTGACCCAGCACGGCAGCGATCAGGGCCAGTTGGTGCCCCTGATCGAGGCCATCGAGAGCAATCTTGGCCGCAAGCCGCGGCAGGCCTCAGCGGATTCCGGCTACTGCAGCGAAGCCAATCTCGAAGCGCTCGACACACGCAGCATCGATGGCTATGTCGCGCCCGGACGCGCCAAGCACCCGACAGTAGCGAACGGAAAAGTCGGCGGCCCGCTGACACAGGCCATGCGAAAGAAGATCGACGATGGCGGCTTCGAAACACCCTACCGATTGCGAAAGCAAGTGGTGGAGCCGGTGTTCGGGCAGATCAAACAGGCAAGAGGCTTCCGCCAGTTCCTGTTGCGGGGCATCGAGAAAGTGCGCGCCGAGTGGACAATGATCTGCACCGTCCATAACCTCCTCAAGCTGTTCAACCTCGCAAACGCAGCCTGA
- the ldtR gene encoding transcriptional regulator LdtR: MMKAVATTAADAADRATGQAPVQPLYLEALTLVERLHRRLLDVIKDEFDRRGRADINSVQALLLYNIGDKELTAGELRTRGYYLGSNVSYNLKKLVELGFLDHQRSRVDRRSVRIRLTPQGQEVRKIVDALYQKHVKTVEQVGGISNEEFASLNKSLHRLERFWTDQILYRL; encoded by the coding sequence ATGATGAAAGCCGTTGCGACAACGGCGGCGGATGCCGCCGATCGCGCTACCGGTCAAGCTCCGGTGCAGCCGCTCTATCTCGAAGCACTGACTTTGGTGGAGCGGCTGCATCGCCGCCTCCTCGACGTCATCAAGGACGAATTCGACCGCCGCGGCCGCGCCGACATCAATTCGGTGCAGGCGCTGCTCCTCTACAACATCGGCGACAAGGAGCTGACCGCCGGCGAGCTGCGCACCCGCGGTTACTATCTCGGCTCCAACGTCTCCTACAATCTGAAGAAGCTCGTCGAGCTCGGCTTCCTCGATCATCAGCGTTCGCGCGTCGATCGCCGCTCGGTCCGCATTCGCCTGACCCCGCAGGGCCAGGAAGTCCGCAAGATCGTCGATGCGCTCTATCAGAAGCACGTCAAGACGGTCGAGCAGGTCGGCGGCATCTCGAACGAGGAGTTCGCGAGCCTCAACAAGTCGCTGCATCGCCTCGAGCGCTTCTGGACCGACCAGATCCTGTATCGCCTCTGA
- a CDS encoding alpha/beta hydrolase: MNRLSKIASAITVASLMSHVAAAAPNAATDARIDPQIRSFLTEINKDSSPFWQLPQPKPQEILTALQSQTAVDLSGVTTSERTITQDGRTVKLYVMKPENVSGKPGVLLFIHGGVWIVGNFQNHQRLLRDLVVGSGQIGVFVEYSPLPAAKFPTQLEESYAALKWVAEHAGEFGADGSRIAVAGNSVGGNMTAALTLMAKDRNGPKISYQVLFVPATDATVDSASYHEFANGRFLARAFMKYGWDLYAPDEKTRNHPYVSPLRASLDQLKGLPPALVVTAENDPLRDEGEAYARKLKRAGVKVDAARYNGTIHDFMLLNALRNEPATEAAIEQASEGVRLHLKAIAN; encoded by the coding sequence ATGAACCGCCTGTCGAAAATCGCATCCGCAATCACCGTGGCGAGCCTGATGAGCCACGTCGCGGCCGCAGCCCCGAATGCCGCCACTGATGCGCGTATCGATCCGCAAATTCGGTCGTTCCTGACCGAGATCAACAAGGACAGCAGCCCCTTCTGGCAGCTGCCCCAGCCGAAGCCACAGGAGATTCTCACCGCGCTCCAGTCGCAGACGGCTGTCGACTTGTCCGGCGTCACTACGAGCGAGCGGACCATCACCCAGGATGGACGCACCGTGAAGCTTTACGTCATGAAGCCGGAGAACGTGAGCGGAAAGCCGGGAGTGCTGCTCTTCATCCATGGCGGCGTCTGGATCGTCGGCAACTTCCAAAACCACCAGCGCCTGCTGCGAGACCTCGTCGTCGGTTCAGGGCAGATAGGCGTGTTCGTCGAATACAGTCCGTTGCCGGCGGCCAAATTCCCGACGCAACTGGAGGAGAGCTACGCAGCACTGAAATGGGTCGCCGAGCATGCCGGCGAGTTTGGTGCCGATGGAAGCCGGATCGCCGTTGCCGGCAATTCAGTCGGTGGCAACATGACTGCTGCATTGACGCTCATGGCCAAGGATCGCAATGGACCGAAAATCAGCTACCAGGTCCTCTTCGTTCCGGCCACGGACGCCACCGTCGACTCCGCATCCTATCATGAGTTCGCGAACGGCCGCTTCCTTGCGCGCGCATTCATGAAGTACGGGTGGGATCTCTACGCACCGGATGAGAAGACACGCAACCACCCGTATGTTTCACCGCTGCGGGCAAGCCTGGACCAGCTCAAGGGACTGCCGCCGGCCCTTGTCGTCACCGCGGAAAACGATCCCCTGCGCGATGAGGGCGAGGCTTACGCAAGGAAGCTCAAGCGAGCGGGCGTGAAGGTGGATGCCGCTCGCTACAACGGAACGATCCACGACTTCATGCTGTTGAATGCGTTGCGCAACGAGCCTGCCACTGAAGCAGCGATCGAGCAGGCCAGTGAGGGCGTCCGCCTTCATCTCAAAGCGATCGCAAACTGA
- a CDS encoding calcium-binding protein — MYASWSSSAWGTFYGGDGNDLIEGGNTVSTNHEFGGAGDDYVFENQGGLTMQSHYIDGGPGRDALYGSNGSDTIFGGDGNESGASINAVGFGAAPGLYGYAGNDILDGGRGNHLIFGGDGNDITYRHR, encoded by the coding sequence TTGTATGCGAGCTGGAGCAGTTCGGCTTGGGGCACATTTTATGGCGGCGACGGCAACGATCTGATCGAGGGCGGCAATACCGTCAGCACGAACCACGAGTTCGGCGGCGCCGGCGATGACTACGTCTTTGAGAACCAGGGCGGTCTGACCATGCAGTCCCATTACATCGACGGCGGTCCCGGCCGCGACGCCCTGTATGGCTCGAACGGCAGCGATACGATCTTCGGCGGCGACGGCAATGAGAGTGGTGCCAGTATCAACGCGGTCGGCTTCGGCGCGGCGCCGGGCCTGTACGGCTACGCCGGCAACGACATCCTGGATGGCGGCCGCGGCAATCACCTGATCTTTGGCGGTGACGGCAACGATATCACATATCGGCACCGGTAA
- a CDS encoding tripartite tricarboxylate transporter substrate-binding protein, with protein MISSHMRLFGAVVALLLGASGPAPAQQLELKLMAPAAPGGGWDQTARSMQQALVAAGVARSVQVTNVPGAGGSVGIAQFVNGAKGDGNQMMVNGFVMVGALAMNKSPVTLDQVTPIARLTEEIQVIVVPANSPIKTAQDLAAAVKADIAKVTFAGGSAGGVDHVMAALFAGTVGADAKKINYIPFSGGGESLAAILGGKVTAGISGLSEYDGQIKAGKLRALGVTSANRLPGVDIPTFKEQGIDLVLANWRSVVAPPGITPEQRKVLSDAVEKMVKSDAWKEILKQKGWDDAYLGGDAFVDFLKKEITRVTEVLKSVGLVKS; from the coding sequence ATGATCTCGTCCCACATGCGCCTGTTCGGCGCGGTCGTCGCGCTATTGCTTGGGGCGAGCGGTCCGGCGCCCGCGCAGCAGCTCGAGCTCAAGCTGATGGCGCCGGCGGCGCCCGGCGGCGGCTGGGATCAGACCGCGCGTTCGATGCAGCAGGCGCTGGTCGCGGCCGGTGTCGCGCGCAGCGTCCAGGTCACCAACGTTCCCGGCGCCGGCGGCAGCGTCGGCATTGCGCAGTTCGTCAACGGCGCCAAGGGCGACGGCAACCAGATGATGGTCAACGGCTTCGTCATGGTCGGCGCGCTCGCCATGAACAAGTCGCCGGTGACGCTGGATCAGGTGACGCCGATCGCGCGGCTCACCGAGGAGATCCAGGTCATCGTCGTGCCGGCGAACTCGCCGATCAAGACGGCGCAGGATCTCGCGGCCGCTGTGAAGGCCGATATCGCCAAGGTGACCTTTGCCGGCGGCTCGGCCGGCGGCGTCGACCACGTGATGGCAGCGCTGTTCGCCGGTACGGTCGGCGCCGATGCGAAGAAGATCAACTACATTCCGTTCTCCGGCGGCGGCGAGTCGCTCGCTGCGATCCTCGGCGGCAAGGTAACTGCCGGCATTTCCGGCCTCAGCGAGTACGACGGCCAGATCAAGGCCGGCAAGCTGCGCGCGCTCGGCGTGACCTCGGCGAACCGTTTGCCCGGCGTCGACATTCCGACCTTCAAAGAGCAGGGCATCGACCTCGTGCTGGCCAATTGGCGGTCGGTCGTGGCGCCGCCCGGCATCACGCCGGAGCAGCGCAAGGTGCTGAGCGACGCGGTCGAGAAGATGGTGAAGTCCGATGCCTGGAAGGAGATCCTGAAGCAGAAGGGCTGGGATGACGCCTATCTCGGCGGCGATGCCTTCGTGGATTTTCTCAAAAAGGAGATCACGCGTGTCACCGAGGTGCTGAAGTCGGTCGGCCTCGTGAAGTCATGA
- a CDS encoding TonB-dependent siderophore receptor — translation MSCRWIGSRQLAVSATVALSVVGADEVFAQTQLPSVTVEAPHRQSARSQQPSQRTARARSAARRATTAPSGAQPQIAQQAAGAGGGHERANGPVTGYLARQSAVGTKTSTPIIQTPQSVTVISAEQIRDQKIVSKFDEVLRYTPGVVGGTYGADFRNDWFLIRGFPAQNESLFLDGLQLFYTSYASWKLQPFNLERVEVLRGPSGILYGGSAPGGLVNAVSKLPSAEPIRYIETGINNFGNAYTQFDIGGAAAQPGGGQVQYRLVGQAQGGGTQTDYVYDNNFFFAPSVTWRPDADTSLTVFGMASHSNTRALNFLPYVGTVTNAPFGRIATSLFVGDPSVDQFRRDQEMVGYQFQKSISDSVDFRQNARMAHVDVYYAGLYGLGYATTPAAADITRGNFYTRGIATQLNLDNQLEYRFATGALQHTALAGVDLKYYGIDDRQGFGMGTNLNVLNPVYGTNLPYSGPLYQNAYLTQGMAAVYLQDQVKLDRLTVVLSGRQDWVDLNNSNRIGASQSRDDSKFSGRVGAIYNFDSGVAPYVSYMTGYNPVIGTNSAGQLLLPETSEQTEVGVKYEPVGLNARFGVALFDLKRKNALTTDPNNTLFQTQNGEVTSRGVELEAVANITRDFKLVASYTNYELFVSKDLNPALIGTVPTNTPRQLASVWTDYTFSDGPLRGFGLGGGIRYVGSSFADQANTARVPAFVLGDLALHYEWDNHWRAALNVVNVTDKIYVASCATISSCYYGDRRRITASLGYKW, via the coding sequence ATGTCGTGCAGGTGGATTGGGTCGAGGCAGCTCGCTGTTTCGGCAACGGTGGCGCTTTCGGTCGTTGGTGCGGACGAGGTCTTCGCCCAGACGCAATTGCCGTCCGTGACCGTCGAAGCGCCGCACCGCCAATCGGCGCGATCGCAACAGCCCTCGCAACGCACCGCGCGTGCGCGAAGTGCCGCGCGCCGTGCCACGACCGCGCCTTCGGGAGCTCAGCCACAAATCGCGCAGCAAGCGGCCGGCGCAGGCGGCGGACACGAACGCGCCAATGGTCCGGTCACCGGTTATCTGGCGCGGCAGAGCGCTGTTGGCACCAAGACCAGCACGCCGATCATCCAGACGCCGCAATCGGTGACGGTGATCAGCGCCGAGCAGATCCGCGACCAGAAGATCGTCAGCAAGTTCGACGAGGTGCTGCGCTATACGCCGGGCGTGGTCGGCGGCACCTACGGCGCCGACTTCCGCAACGACTGGTTTTTGATCCGCGGCTTCCCCGCGCAGAACGAGTCGCTGTTCCTCGACGGCCTGCAGCTGTTCTACACTTCCTATGCGAGCTGGAAGCTGCAGCCCTTCAATCTCGAACGCGTCGAGGTGCTGCGCGGCCCGTCCGGCATCCTGTACGGCGGCTCGGCGCCGGGCGGCCTCGTCAACGCGGTGAGCAAGCTACCGTCGGCCGAGCCCATCCGCTACATCGAGACCGGCATCAACAATTTCGGCAACGCCTATACCCAGTTCGACATCGGCGGCGCGGCGGCGCAGCCCGGCGGCGGGCAAGTGCAGTACCGCCTGGTCGGCCAGGCCCAGGGCGGCGGCACCCAGACCGACTATGTCTACGACAACAATTTCTTCTTCGCCCCGTCGGTGACCTGGCGGCCCGATGCCGACACCAGCCTCACCGTGTTCGGCATGGCCTCGCACAGCAACACCCGCGCGCTGAACTTCCTGCCCTATGTCGGCACCGTCACCAACGCGCCGTTCGGCCGGATCGCGACCAGCCTGTTCGTCGGCGATCCCAGCGTCGACCAGTTCCGCCGCGACCAGGAGATGGTCGGCTACCAGTTCCAGAAGAGCATCTCCGACAGCGTGGACTTCCGCCAGAACGCGCGCATGGCCCATGTCGACGTCTATTATGCCGGCCTCTACGGGCTCGGCTACGCGACGACGCCGGCCGCCGCCGACATCACGCGCGGCAATTTCTACACCCGCGGCATCGCCACGCAGCTCAATCTCGACAACCAGCTCGAATATCGCTTCGCGACCGGCGCGCTGCAGCACACGGCGCTCGCCGGCGTCGACCTGAAATATTACGGCATCGACGACCGCCAGGGTTTTGGGATGGGCACGAACCTCAACGTGCTCAATCCGGTCTACGGCACCAATCTGCCGTATAGCGGCCCGCTGTATCAGAACGCCTATCTCACCCAGGGGATGGCCGCGGTCTATCTGCAGGACCAGGTCAAGCTCGACCGCCTGACCGTGGTGCTGTCGGGACGCCAGGATTGGGTCGATCTCAACAACAGCAACCGGATCGGCGCCTCGCAGAGCCGTGATGACAGCAAGTTCTCCGGCCGCGTCGGCGCGATCTACAATTTCGACAGCGGCGTCGCGCCCTACGTCTCCTACATGACGGGCTATAATCCGGTGATCGGCACCAATTCGGCCGGCCAGCTGCTGTTGCCGGAGACCTCCGAGCAGACCGAGGTCGGCGTCAAATACGAGCCGGTCGGGCTCAATGCACGGTTCGGCGTCGCGCTGTTCGACCTGAAGCGCAAGAACGCGCTGACCACCGATCCGAACAACACCCTGTTCCAGACCCAGAACGGCGAGGTCACCTCGCGTGGCGTCGAGCTCGAGGCGGTCGCCAATATCACGCGCGACTTCAAGCTGGTTGCGAGCTACACCAACTACGAGCTGTTCGTCAGCAAGGACCTCAACCCCGCGCTGATCGGCACCGTGCCGACCAACACGCCCCGGCAGCTCGCCTCGGTCTGGACCGACTACACCTTCAGCGACGGCCCGCTGCGCGGCTTCGGCCTCGGCGGCGGCATCCGTTACGTCGGCTCGTCCTTTGCGGACCAGGCGAACACCGCGCGCGTCCCCGCCTTCGTGCTGGGCGATCTTGCCCTGCATTACGAATGGGACAACCACTGGCGTGCGGCGCTCAACGTCGTGAACGTCACGGACAAGATCTATGTCGCGAGCTGCGCGACGATCAGCTCCTGCTACTACGGCGATCGCCGCCGCATCACGGCGAGCCTCGGCTACAAATGGTGA
- a CDS encoding DUF3551 domain-containing protein has product MRTSLLLTVLTFGVAGLANVTPAGARDYPWCVQGRGVGYPGDCMYQTRAQCLASASGRNVICGVNPRAAFGQQRRGYRDRY; this is encoded by the coding sequence ATGCGCACATCCCTCCTGCTTACCGTCTTGACCTTCGGCGTCGCCGGACTGGCAAATGTGACGCCCGCCGGCGCCCGGGATTATCCCTGGTGTGTGCAGGGAAGGGGCGTCGGATATCCCGGCGATTGCATGTACCAAACGCGCGCCCAGTGCCTCGCGTCGGCATCTGGAAGGAACGTGATTTGTGGCGTCAATCCTCGCGCAGCATTCGGCCAGCAGCGGCGGGGATATCGCGACCGATATTGA
- a CDS encoding tripartite tricarboxylate transporter TctB family protein, which produces MTPDSAADNLPREPARRVDRAGVVIAAALAALAAMLVWDASKLPATTMYGMGPEAMPVVIAIGLVILAVGNLFDALRGNLPPRESMDPKPVWLIIGGLALLIAIIGFGGGFILATSALFVTTSAAFGRRAILADTAIALVITTLVYLAFDKLLTLSLPAGPLERLL; this is translated from the coding sequence ATGACGCCGGACAGCGCTGCCGACAATCTGCCGCGCGAGCCGGCACGGCGCGTCGATCGCGCCGGCGTCGTGATCGCGGCCGCGCTCGCTGCACTCGCTGCGATGCTGGTGTGGGACGCCAGCAAGCTGCCTGCTACCACGATGTACGGAATGGGGCCGGAGGCGATGCCTGTTGTCATCGCCATCGGCCTTGTCATTCTTGCGGTCGGCAATCTCTTCGATGCGCTGCGCGGCAACCTGCCGCCGCGCGAGAGCATGGACCCGAAACCGGTGTGGCTGATCATCGGCGGCCTTGCGCTGCTGATCGCCATCATCGGCTTCGGTGGCGGATTCATTTTGGCCACCTCGGCGCTGTTCGTGACCACATCGGCTGCCTTCGGCCGGCGCGCGATCCTGGCTGACACCGCGATCGCGCTTGTGATCACGACGCTGGTCTACCTCGCGTTCGACAAACTGTTGACGCTGAGCCTTCCCGCCGGCCCGCTGGAGCGACTGCTGTGA
- a CDS encoding tripartite tricarboxylate transporter permease, with protein MDTFAALAHGMAVAMQPMNLLYALIGVFLGTAVGVLPGIGPALTVALLLPVTYKLDPGGSLIMFAGIYYGGMYGGSTTAILINTPGESASMATALEGNKMAKAGRGGPALATSAIGSFVAGTIATIGLAFLAPWLVDFAVRFGPEDYFALMCVAFVTVSATFGDSPVRGLTSLFIGLTLGLVGIDKLTGQARLAFGIPELLDGVEVTTLAVGLFAVGEALYVASRRHHAEEKLEPVRGSLWMTKEDWRRSWKPWLRGTMFGFPIGALPAGGAEIPTFLSYSTERRLTKHPEEFGKGAIEGVAGPEAANNASAAGTLVPLLTLGLPTSATAAMMLAGFQQYGLNPGPLLFAERPDLVWGLIASLFIANGMLLVLNLPLVGLWVRLLAIPQPWLYAGILVFATMGTIAAKPSVVELSMLAAFGVMGFLMRRFDFPIAPVVIGLILGPIAESQLRRALAISLGDPMVLLQSPMSATLLGIALIALLAPFVLKGLGRFRASED; from the coding sequence ATGGACACTTTCGCCGCGCTGGCGCATGGCATGGCGGTCGCCATGCAGCCGATGAATCTGCTCTATGCGCTGATCGGCGTGTTCCTCGGCACCGCGGTCGGTGTGCTGCCGGGCATCGGTCCGGCGCTGACGGTCGCGCTGCTGCTGCCGGTGACCTACAAGCTCGATCCCGGCGGCTCGCTAATCATGTTCGCCGGCATCTATTATGGCGGCATGTATGGCGGCTCGACCACCGCGATCCTGATCAACACGCCGGGCGAGAGCGCGTCGATGGCGACCGCGCTCGAGGGCAACAAGATGGCCAAGGCCGGCCGCGGCGGCCCGGCGCTGGCGACCTCGGCGATCGGCTCGTTCGTGGCCGGCACCATCGCCACCATCGGCCTCGCATTCCTCGCACCATGGCTGGTCGATTTCGCTGTGCGATTTGGGCCGGAGGATTACTTCGCGCTGATGTGCGTCGCCTTCGTCACGGTGTCGGCAACCTTCGGCGACTCGCCGGTCCGCGGCCTCACCAGCCTGTTCATCGGGCTGACGCTCGGGCTCGTCGGCATCGACAAGCTGACCGGTCAGGCGCGGCTTGCGTTCGGCATCCCCGAGCTGCTCGACGGCGTCGAGGTGACGACGCTGGCGGTCGGCCTGTTCGCGGTGGGCGAGGCGCTCTATGTCGCCTCGCGCCGCCATCACGCCGAGGAGAAGCTCGAGCCGGTGCGCGGCTCGCTGTGGATGACGAAAGAGGACTGGCGGCGGTCGTGGAAGCCGTGGCTGCGCGGCACGATGTTCGGTTTTCCGATCGGCGCACTGCCGGCCGGCGGCGCGGAGATCCCGACCTTCCTGTCCTATTCCACCGAGCGGCGGCTGACAAAACATCCGGAGGAGTTCGGCAAGGGCGCGATCGAAGGCGTCGCCGGACCGGAGGCCGCCAACAACGCGTCCGCCGCCGGCACGCTGGTGCCGCTGCTGACGCTCGGGCTTCCGACCTCGGCGACCGCAGCGATGATGCTGGCGGGCTTTCAGCAATACGGCCTCAATCCGGGGCCGCTATTGTTCGCGGAGCGGCCCGATCTGGTGTGGGGCCTGATCGCGAGCCTGTTCATCGCCAACGGCATGCTGCTGGTGCTCAATCTGCCGCTGGTCGGGCTGTGGGTGCGGCTGCTCGCGATCCCGCAGCCGTGGCTGTATGCCGGCATCCTGGTGTTCGCCACCATGGGCACGATCGCGGCCAAGCCGTCGGTCGTCGAGCTGTCGATGCTGGCGGCGTTCGGCGTGATGGGCTTTTTGATGCGGCGGTTCGATTTCCCGATCGCGCCCGTCGTGATCGGGTTGATCCTCGGGCCGATCGCCGAAAGCCAGCTGCGCCGCGCGCTGGCGATCAGCCTCGGCGATCCCATGGTGCTGCTGCAAAGCCCGATGTCGGCGACACTGCTGGGCATCGCGCTGATCGCGCTGCTGGCGCCGTTCGTGCTCAAGGGATTGGGGCGGTTCAGGGCGAGCGAGGACTAG
- a CDS encoding calcium-binding protein: MTATISHIGTGNDTSYGGNGSDTLVGNDGTDLLEGDAGDDWIYMSAGDLSNAYGGTGNDVLIATQGSVVMNGDDGNDVMYGLGGNDYFYGGNGDDTMYGGDGVDVLLGGAGNDYFDGGTGVNYYFGGGNNTFVSNDVPGVEVVQDFNAATDTVQLNGTGFSSFADVLSSSYQNGAYFVIQVDGDTAVWLNGATAATVTAANFSIVS, from the coding sequence GTGACGGCAACGATATCACATATCGGCACCGGTAACGATACTTCGTATGGCGGCAACGGCAGCGATACGCTGGTCGGAAATGACGGCACCGATCTGCTCGAAGGCGATGCCGGCGACGACTGGATTTACATGAGCGCCGGCGACCTCAGCAACGCCTACGGCGGAACGGGCAATGACGTCTTGATCGCCACCCAGGGCTCGGTGGTCATGAACGGCGACGACGGCAACGACGTCATGTACGGCTTGGGTGGCAACGACTATTTCTACGGCGGCAATGGCGACGACACCATGTACGGCGGTGACGGCGTCGACGTTCTGCTCGGCGGCGCCGGCAACGATTATTTCGATGGCGGCACCGGCGTGAACTATTATTTCGGCGGCGGCAACAACACGTTCGTCTCCAACGATGTGCCTGGCGTCGAAGTGGTTCAGGACTTCAACGCTGCCACCGATACCGTGCAGCTGAACGGCACAGGCTTCAGTTCGTTTGCAGACGTGCTGTCGAGCTCCTACCAGAACGGCGCCTACTTCGTCATCCAGGTCGACGGCGACACCGCGGTCTGGCTGAACGGCGCGACGGCAGCCACGGTGACGGCGGCGAATTTCTCGATCGTGTCGTAG